In the Eremothecium cymbalariae DBVPG#7215 chromosome 7, complete sequence genome, one interval contains:
- the THS1 gene encoding threonine--tRNA ligase THS1 (similar to Ashbya gossypii ACL039W), producing MSVEQAIKQVDDLSLKHPDKKKDKKQSKQGLLYLDPEPHFIEERIALFEQLRKEYDEKVAAMPRAPITVVLKDGSKKEAVAWETTPMNIAQQIAKSFAERQCISKVNGELWDLDRPLEGVAGDEIKLAFFDFDSEDGRKVFWHSSAHVLGEACECNLGAHICLGPPTNDGFFYEFACKDSLDSEAPERTVSQADFPNLEGVAKNVIKEKQKFERLVMSKEDLLKMFKYSKYKTYLVQTKVPDGGSTTVYRCGKLIDLCIGPHIPHTGRIKAFKLLKNSSCYFLGESDNDSLQRVYGISFPDKKLMDAHLKFLAEAAMRDHRRIGKEQELFMFNEMSPGSCFWLPHGTRIYNTLVDLLRTEYRRRGYEEVITPNMYNSKLWETSGHWANYKENMFTFEVEKESFGLKPMNCPGHCVMFKSRERSYRELPWRVADFGVIHRNEFSGALSGLTRVRRFQQDDAHIFCTQDQIETEIENIFDFLKFVYGVFGFEFKMELSTRPENYVGDLETWNNAEAKLAAALNNWGGNWELNPGDGAFYGPKIDIMISDALKRWHQCATIQLDFQLPNRFELEFKAKSNDESEGYERPVMIHRAILGSVERMTAILTEHFAGKWPFWLSPRQILVVPVGVKYQEYAQKVRDQMVEAGFYADADLGSNTLQKKVRSGQLLKYNFIFIVGEQEMLEESVNVRNRDITDLQGKNETIKVEAVLKQLYKLKEERRPDNVLN from the coding sequence ATGAGCGTTGAGCAAGCTATAAAGCAAGTCGACGACTTGTCCTTAAAACATCCagacaagaagaaggataagaagCAGTCTAAGCAAGGTTTGTTGTACTTGGACCCAGAACCACATTTCATTGAAGAGAGAATCGCTTTATTTGAACAGTTAAGGAAGGAGTATGATGAGAAGGTTGCTGCTATGCCTCGTGCTCCGATTACTGTTGTTTTGAAGGATGGGTCAAAGAAGGAGGCAGTTGCTTGGGAGACCACACCAATGAATATTGCACAGCAGATTGCGAAATCGTTTGCGGAAAGACAATGTATTTCCAAGGTAAACGGAGAGTTATGGGATTTGGATAGGCCGTTGGAAGGTGTCGCCGGTGATGAGATTAAGTTAGCCTTTTTTGATTTCGACTCTGAAGACGGTAGGAAGGTTTTCTGGCATTCTTCTGCACATGTTTTGGGGGAGGCTTGTGAGTGCAACTTGGGTGCTCATATCTGTTTGGGGCCTCCCACTAATGATGGTTTCTTCTACGAGTTTGCTTGCAAGGATTCTTTGGATTCAGAAGCTCCAGAAAGAACGGTTTCCCAAGCAGATTTCCCAAACTTGGAAGGTGTGGCCAAAAATGTCATCaaggaaaaacaaaagtttgaaagattGGTTATGTCCAAGGAGGATTTGCTGAAGATGTTCAAGTATTCAAAGTATAAAACTTACCTGGTTCAAACGAAGGTTCCAGACGGGGGTTCCACTACTGTGTACAGATGTGGTAAGTTGATCGATCTATGTATTGGGCCTCACATTCCACATACTGGTCGTATCAAGGCTTTCAAGTTGTTAAAGAACTCCTCTTGCTACTTCTTGGGTGAATCCGATAATGATTCTTTACAGAGAGTCTACGGTATCTCCTTTCCTGACAAGAAGTTGATGGATGCACACTTGAAGTTTTTAGCGGAAGCCGCAATGAGAGACCACAGGAGGATCGGCAAAGAGCAGGAATTGTTTATGTTTAATGAAATGTCTCCAGGTTCGTGCTTTTGGCTTCCACATGGTACCAGAATCTACAACACGTTGGTTGACTTGTTGAGAACGGAGTACCGTAGGAGAGGTTACGAAGAAGTCATTACTCCTAACATGTACAATTCGAAGTTATGGGAAACCTCTGGTCACTGGGCTAACTACAAAGAAAACATGTTTACTTTCGAGGTCGAGAAGGAATCATTTGGTTTGAAACCAATGAACTGCCCGGGTCATTGTGTTATGTTTAAATCTCGTGAACGTTCGTACAGGGAGCTACCATGGAGAGTTGCAGACTTTGGTGTCATTCACAGAAATGAATTCTCTGGTGCGCTATCTGGGTTGACCCGTGTTAGAAGGTTCCAGCAGGATGATGCCCATATTTTCTGTACCCAGGACCAAATTGAGACCGAAATAGAGAATATCTTTgactttttgaagtttgtttATGGTGTTTTTGGCTTTGAGTTTAAGATGGAGTTGTCTACCAGACCAGAGAACTATGTTGGTGATTTAGAAACCTGGAATAATGCAGAAGCCAAATTGGCGGCCGCATTGAATAATTGGGGCGGTAACTGGGAGTTGAACCCAGGCGACGGTGCATTTTACGGTCCAAAGATTGATATTATGATCTCTGATGCCTTGAAGAGATGGCACCAATGTGCAACTATTCAATTGGACTTCCAGCTACCAAATAGATTTGAATTAGAGTTCAAGGCTAAGAGCAATGATGAAAGTGAAGGATATGAGAGACCTGTTATGATTCATCGTGCAATCTTAGGTTCCGTGGAAAGAATGACTGCCATTTTGACTGAACATTTTGCTGGTAAATGGCCATTCTGGCTGTCTCCACGTCAAATCTTGGTTGTTCCGGTTGGTGTGAAGTACCAGGAATATGCCCAAAAGGTTAGAGACCAAATGGTCGAAGCCGGGTTCTACGCTGATGCTGATTTGGGTTCTAACACATTGCAAAAGAAGGTTAGATCTGGTCAATTATTGAAGTATaacttcatttttattgttGGTGAACAGGAAATGTTGGAAGAATCTGTTAATGTCAGAAACA
- the MAK3 gene encoding peptide alpha-N-acetyltransferase MAK3 (similar to Ashbya gossypii ADL308C): MSLGQGMFRYKQFDIKSEVQFNVIKKLIDNDLSEPYSIYVYRYFLNQWPSLAYLAYDPAADEENAEPIGCIVCKAETHLNVRQRGYIAMLAVNNGYRGRGIAKKLVTLAIEEMIRQGCDEIMLETECSNEVALHLYESMGFLRLKRMFRYYLNQGDAFKLILPINKKSCIRSTFLGTQI, encoded by the coding sequence ATGAGCTTAGGGCAAGGGATGTTTAGGTACAAGCAGTTTGATATCAAGTCTGAAGTTCAGTTTAATGTTATCAAGAAGCTTATAGATAATGATCTTAGTGAGCCTTACTCGATCTACGTTTATCGGTACTTCTTGAATCAGTGGCCATCTTTGGCGTACCTTGCGTACGACCCAGCTGCGGATGAAGAGAATGCAGAGCCAATTGGATGTATTGTGTGCAAGGCGGAGACACACCTTAATGTACGCCAGCGTGGATATATAGCGATGCTTGCTGTGAATAATGGGTATCGTGGCCGGGGGATAGCCAAAAAACTAGTCACGCTTGCAATCGAAGAGATGATTAGACAAGGGTGCGATGAAATCATGCTCGAGACGGAGTGCAGCAATGAGGTGGCACTACATCTTTACGAATCTATGGGATTTCTCAGGCTCAAACGAATGTTTAGATATTACTTGAACCAGGGTGATGCGTTCAAGCTAATTTTGCCAATTAACAAAAAGAGTTGTATAAGGAGCACCTTCTTAGGCACACAGATATAG
- the ATG11 gene encoding autophagy protein ATG11 (similar to Ashbya gossypii ADL307W), translated as MFLKSMNQGDGNTQLVNAISGKCISTNIQYFITVEDLKRFITQQWLIPREEIFILLPYGTKFKKSNFHDMVSEAKKAHGGGKKPYRRDNINELYVFDRRLFDGAHEDVQSLLGVTGRHDEMTFVKPLVSPLLDVEIMNENDGDCCYRNAVSLLTTNLGWLSALEIDVHYFHDFLRDWIEQSKSMGKCLSVVLQYLELYSFDVEKIYNSNVEFVNNIHSHGAANSWRSRYRDSLEKIDAVGREGKLSQFLSFKRLVETSEKLKELDHTLNQKFIQFRKVLSDTYESRTRISLKIQEMSQRYHEDPSNYELEDQILSNFKELAQRVKDDTHAVIDQDLEESDQRMGESPLTLIKELKSSTLPTIYTIALSLFTQASKCNESKSALKHEMVVLLGDIASTQVQIVNLKNSLLKDITKGTQNLQSFELALSKVDDLPIVYGLYLIELYRRDNWFDEVDKYYRDHHQELQGIIQKEMAYRDKWLSDFLSFTDIFKWDDDKLQLPSVFLKGSTGESKKRIKITIDMIEEYISTLSKQNFSEDSLNLLRTNLDEICKSPNILGNLGACLPSSINSEGSSQELIKGYKNRIKKLESLLHNTHFSNVNSWPSGIFNNSTLNAFQNNIASINEKLMISEYRDKDSASANISKSVERELHAQVYDLQKQLETAKEENKRIQRQWKSSRAKLLNGEDERKAYKETLSMLNAELSNLISKQENQKAEVMKLNQEFKIKLEVITKDNNRLLNDVESWKGKYNGLNNIKEDLLTNLATMENRFVKERSKFDEEIGKLQGDIDELNSINQEAVVGSPTGTELVQEETLNVKNLKEVNKRLEADIYDIFASTVVILENIGLLLSRDQDYNLQITRVKGLRKRMDQSIVNDSALLNPLMVKSSVFQEMKDLYNSIKTNQRTEDHQKLVAFLEQLYSQKLFQSSVIKRFTDVETLAKKLRKENKAKKIIIEKNSKDRITFRNLKVGDIALFLPTRGPVGSMASSISSLNSSFSSVDLSTPPPGTQSMSKTATCKTARTKSTPWAAFTASELGVRYFLKDSDDLVKGKEWFVGKIRNMEKHTVTDEAHNPYKLPDGAVWYEVVAGFLEDN; from the coding sequence ATGTTTCTGAAGAGTATGAATCAGGGCGATGGGAATACACAGCTTGTGAATGCTATCAGCGGGAAGTGTATTTCGACTAATATACAGTATTTTATTACTGTAGAGGATTTGAAGCGGTTTATTACGCAACAATGGCTTATTCCCAGAGAAGAGATATTTATTCTTCTGCCGTATGGGACTAAGTTTAAGAAGAGTAACTTCCATGATATGGTCAGTGAGGCAAAAAAGGCTCATGGTGGTGGTAAGAAGCCTTATCGGAGGGATAATATCAATGAGCTTTACGTATTTGATAGAAGGTTGTTTGATGGTGCGCATGAGGATGTACAGTCTTTGCTTGGTGTGACTGGAAGGCATGACGAGATGACGTTTGTGAAGCCTTTGGTTTCACCGTTATTAGATGTGGAGATTATGAATGAGAACGATGGGGATTGTTGCTATAGGAACGCGGTGAGTCTGCTCACGACTAACTTGGGGTGGTTGAGTGCACTAGAGATCGATGTACATTATTTCCATGATTTTTTAAGAGACTGGATTGAGCAGTCTAAAAGTATGGGCAAATGTTTGTCGGTGGTATTGCAGTATTTGGAGTTGTATTCCTTTGATGTTGAGAAGATTTACAACTCAAATGTTGAGTTTGTGAACAATATACATTCGCATGGGGCAGCGAATAGCTGGCGATCGAGATATCGGGATAGTTTAGAAAAGATTGATGCTGTAGGCAGAGAGGGGAAGTTATCCCAGTTTCTTAGTTTCAAACGTTTGGTAGAGACTTCAGAAAAACTGAAGGAGCTGGACCATACGCTTAACCAAAAGTTTATCCAGTTTAGAAAAGTTCTATCGGATACTTATGAATCTAGAACAAGGATATCTCTTAAAATTCAGGAAATGAGCCAGAGATATCATGAAGACCCTTCGAACTATGAACTTGAAGATCAGATATTAAGCAATTTTAAGGAGTTGGCCCAAAGGGTTAAGGATGACACACATGCCGTTATAGATcaagatttggaagaatcAGATCAACGGATGGGCGAATCACCACTAACCTTAATCAAGGAGTTGAAGTCTTCTACATTACCCACAATATATACTATTGCACTTTCTTTATTCACTCAAGCATCAAAGTGCAATGAATCAAAATCAGCATTAAAGCATGAAATGGTTGTACTCTTGGGTGATATTGCGAGTACTCAAGTCCAGATTGTCAATCTAAAAAATTCACTACTTAAAGATATTACTAAAGGAACACAAAACTTGCAATCTTTCGAATTAGCACTATCCAAAGTTGATGACTTACCAATTGTATACGGACtatatttgattgaattATATCGCAGAGATAACTGGTTCGATGAAGTTGATAAATATTATCGGGATCACCACCAAGAGCTCCAGGGTATCATACAAAAAGAGATGGCATATAGAGACAAATGGCTTTCtgattttttatctttcacagatatatttaaatggGATGATGATAAGCTACAGCTACCTAGTGTCTTCTTAAAGGGTTCAACTGgtgaatcaaaaaaaaggattAAAATTACCATAGATATGattgaagaatatatttctaCCCTCTCCAAACAGAATTTCAGCGAAGATTCATTAAATTTGTTAAGAACGAATTTGGATGAAATATGTAAGAGTCCGAATATCTTGGGTAATTTAGGTGCTTGTTTACCGTCGAGTATTAATTCAGAAGGGTCATCACAAGAATTAATTAAAGGGTATAAAAATAGGATCAAGAAATTAGAATCATTACTACACAACACTCATTTTTCTAACGTTAATTCGTGGCCAAGtggaattttcaataatagtACTTTGAATGCATTTCAGAATAATATTGCCAGCATAAATGAAAAGTTGATGATTAGCGAGTACAGAGATAAAGATTCGGCATCCGCCAACATATCAAAGTCAGTTGAAAGAGAACTACATGCGCAAGTATATGACTTACAGAAACAATTAGAAACagcaaaagaagaaaacaagaGAATCCAGCGGCAATGGAAATCTTCTAGAGCCAAATTATTGAATGGTGAAGATGAGAGAAAAGCTTATAAAGAAACGTTGTCGATGCTAAATGCGGAGTTATCAAATTTAATTTCCAAGCAAGAAAATCAGAAGGCTGAGGTAATGAAATTAAACCaggaattcaaaataaagTTAGAGGTAATTACaaaggataataatagaTTATTAAATGATGTGGAATCATGGAAGGGAAAATATAATGGCTTAAATAATATCAAGGAAGATTTATTAACTAATTTGGCTACCATGGAAAACAGATTTGTGAAAGAACGGTCcaaatttgatgaagaaatagGAAAGCTACAGGGAGATATAGACGAACTCAACTCAATCAATCAAGAGGCCGTAGTAGGATCTCCAACTGGTACAGAACTTGTACAGGAGGAAACGCTGAAcgttaaaaatttgaaagAGGTCAACAAACGACTGGAAGCAGATATTtatgatatatttgctaGTACTGTGgtaattttagaaaatattggtttATTGCTTTCCCGTGACCAGGACTATAACCTACAAATAACCCGTGTGAAAGGGTTGAGAAAGAGAATGGATCAGAGTATTGTAAATGACAGTGCTTTATTGAATCCTTTAATGGTTAAGAGTTCTGTTTTCCAGGAAATGAAAGATTTATATAACTCAATAAAAACCAATCAGAGAACAGAAGATCACCAAAAATTAGTTGCTTTCTTGGAACAATTATATTCACAGAAATTGTTTCAGTCCTCTGTTATAAAACGTTTTACTGATGTTGAAACCTTAGCTAAAAAGTTGAGAAAGGAGAATAAggcaaaaaaaataatcaTTGAAAAGAATAGTAAGGATAGAATCACTTTTAGAAACTTGAAAGTCGGCGATATAGCATTATTTCTGCCTACTAGAGGTCCAGTTGGCTCAATGGCATCTTCTATTTCTTCCttaaattcatcattttcttcagtTGATCTTTCTACACCACCACCTGGAACCCAATCCATGTCCAAGACGGCTACATGCAAGACTGCACGCACCAAATCTACACCATGGGCTGCATTCACAGCATCAGAACTTGGTGTaagatattttttaaaggattCTGATGATTTAGTTAAAGGGAAAGAATGGTTTGTGGGTAAAATTAGGAACATGGAAAAGCACACTGTGACTGATGAAGCGCATAATCCATATAAATTACCAGATGGAGCCGTCTGGTATGAAGTTGTTGCTGGGTTTCTCGAAGACAACTGA
- the POL30 gene encoding proliferating cell nuclear antigen (similar to Ashbya gossypii ADL309W): protein MLEAKFQQSSFFKKIIDGLKDCVQLVNFNCSEKGIAAQAVDDSRVLLVSLVITPDAFEEYRSDRAVTLGVDLNSLGKILRCGANEDSLTLVAEDSPDNMLVLFEDTKRDRISEYSLKLMEIDADFLEIDQIDYDTTIHMPSTEFAKIIRDLNQLSDSLNIVVTKETIKFISEGDFGSGSVVVKPRTDVEKPEDSVKVELEKPVDLTFGSKYLLDIIKATSLSTSITIKLSAETPALFQFNLDGAGQLQYFLAPKFNEEE, encoded by the coding sequence ATGTTAGAGGCTAAGTTTCAACAGTCTTCGTTTTTCAAGAAGATCATTGATGGGCTAAAGGACTGTGTTCAGCTGGtaaattttaattgttcAGAGAAGGGGATTGCAGCTCAGGCAGTGGATGACTCGCGTGTTCTTTTGGTTTCTCTAGTGATCACTCCGGATGCGTTCGAGGAGTATAGGTCTGACAGGGCTGTTACTCTGGGGGTTGATTTGAATTCGTTGGGTAAGATTTTGCGTTGCGGGGCCAATGAGGATAGTTTGACGTTGGTTGCTGAAGATTCCCCTGACAATATGCTGGTCTTGTTTGAGGATACCAAGAGGGACCGGATTAGTGAGTATTCTCTCAAGTTGATGGAAATCGATGCCgattttttggaaatcgATCAGATCGACTACGACACGACGATTCACATGCCCTCTACGGAGTTTGCCAAGATCATCAGGGATTTGAACCAATTGAGTGACTCCTTGAATATTGTGGTTACTAAAGAGACGATCAAATTCATTTCCGAGGGCGATTTTGGCTCCGGTTCGGTGGTTGTGAAGCCTAGGACCGATGTGGAGAAGCCAGAGGATTCTGTGAAAGTGGAACTAGAGAAACCCGTCGATTTGACCTTTGGGTCCAAGTATTTGCTGGACATCATCAAAGCTACTTCTTTATCTACTTCCATTACAATCAAGCTTTCGGCGGAAACGCCCGCTTTATTCCAGTTTAACTTGGATGGTGCTGGACAACTACAGTACTTTTTGGCTCCAAAATTCAACGAAGAGGAATGA
- the AIR1 gene encoding TRAMP complex RNA-binding subunit (similar to Ashbya gossypii ACL040C), whose protein sequence is MSALSEIESHDGLPFYKDKLPSFKDEEKLVAPSIEEVDNDPELLRNLRGHGRYFAVDDNEDGIREEEPKCKNCSQRGHIKKNCPHVICSYCGSMDDHYSQHCPRTMRCSHCNESGHYRQHCPQKWKRIFCTLCNSKKHSRDRCPSIWRSYCLLGSSQKRVLPSHKIYCYNCAGKGHFGDDCPIERSSRVPNDDGSAFSGDNLASELRREYFSYLSKLKRESRASYGYVQPQSQNGPFGHRPARETRDDQDDYDYEGEREEEDKYAINYDDYEVEEVHYNPKNKNNKKSRWQDGNSNGYSRYNSTATTPQSNKNSLPTPASKGKLLQPPKKRRKHPLDFPRGGGGTANTSRYNQNINTSRYAPPAPYQNDLPHRNYNSYQPFRSGTLSRRR, encoded by the coding sequence ATGAGTGCATTGTCGGAGATTGAATCGCATGATGGGCTACCCTTTTATAAGGATAAGTTGCCATCATTCAAGGACGAAGAGAAGCTTGTAGCACCATCAATAGAGGAGGTTGATAATGATCCAGAACTGTTGAGAAACCTACGAGGCCACGGAAGGTAttttgctgttgatgaCAACGAGGATGGGATCAGAGAGGAGGAGCCGAAGTGCAAGAACTGTTCTCAGAGAGGTCATATAAAGAAGAACTGCCCACATGTGATATGTTCTTATTGTGGGTCGATGGACGATCACTATTCACAGCACTGTCCCCGGACTATGCGGTGTTCGCATTGTAATGAAAGTGGGCACTACAGGCAGCACTGTCCTCAGAAATGGAAACGGATCTTTTGCACTCTATGCAACAGTAAGAAACACTCCAGAGACCGGTGTCCCAGCATATGGAGGAGCTACTGCTTGCTAGGCTCCTCCCAGAAGAGAGTCCTACCCAGCCACAAGATATACTGTTACAACTGTGCGGGCAAGGGCCATTTTGGCGATGACTGCCCAATCGAACGCTCGTCGCGTGTGCCTAACGATGACGGCAGCGCATTCTCTGGTGACAACTTAGCCAGCGAGCTGAGACGAGAATACTTTTCCTATCTGTCGAAGCTGAAGAGAGAAAGCAGAGCGTCCTACGGCTATGTGCAGCCGCAGTCGCAGAATGGACCCTTTGGGCATCGACCCGCTAGGGAGACCCGCGACGACCAAGACGACTACGACTACGAGGGGGAACGAGAGGAAGAAGACAAGTACGCCATCAACTACGATGATTATGAGGTGGAAGAAGTCCACTACAACCCcaaaaacaagaacaataaaaaaagcagaTGGCAGGATGGCAACAGCAACGGATATTCCCGATACAATTCGACAGCCACGACACCCCAAAGCAACAAGAATAGCCTTCCCACCCCAGCATCAAAGGGTAAGCTTCTACAACCAcccaaaaaaagaagaaagcatCCGTTGGACTTCCCCcgaggaggaggaggaacCGCCAATACCTCGCGCTACAACCAAAACATAAATACATCTCGATACGCTCCGCCAGCCCCGTACCAGAACGACCTGCCACACAGAAACTACAACTCATACCAGCCATTCCGCAGCGGCACCCTTTCGAGAAGACgttaa
- a CDS encoding non-histone chromosomal protein 6 (similar to Ashbya gossypii ADL310W): MAAATATKKRTQRKKKDPNAPKRAMSAYMFFANENRDIVRAENPGISFGQVGRVLGEKWKALSDDEKQPYEAKAEADKKRYESEKELYNATKAA; encoded by the coding sequence ATGGCTGCCGCTACTGCTACTAAAAAGAGGACccaaagaaagaagaaggacCCAAACGCTCCAAAGAGAGCGATGTCTGCGTATATGTTTTTTGCCAATGAAAACAGAGACATAGTTCGCGCAGAGAACCCTGGTATTTCGTTTGGTCAGGTGGGTAGAGTGCTTGGTGAGAAGTGGAAGGCGTTGTCTGATGACGAAAAGCAGCCCTATGAGGCGAAGGCGGAGGCGGACAAGAAGAGGTATGAGTCGGAGAAGGAGTTGTACAATGCTACCAAGGCTGCCtga